One genomic window of Microbacterium sp. BH-3-3-3 includes the following:
- a CDS encoding AMP-binding protein — protein sequence MRLEAPASGDPRDVLRALRTAVLGAGPAVSLGAGADLPADVPPGTAAVVTTSGSTGVPKSVLLSRNALISSAYATAARIGEGAWLLAVPATYVAGAQVLVRALLADREPAVVAGPFRPEPFAAAALGMASHENGARVPTYTSLVPAQLQRLLDAADTDPTVAKALRSFEAVLIGGQALAPTVRERAETAGVRIVRTYGSTETSGGCVYDGVPLDGVEVALVDGEVRLTGPMLADGYLGDPARTASVFPSDDAGTRWYRTGDGGEVVDGVLSVTGRLDNVIVSGGVNVSLDRVEAAVRGIAGLESAVVVPVADATWGQGSAVVVPRPTPAADAVLLERVRAVVADAVGAPARPSRLVVVDELPTLSSGKPDRAAVRARLAQDPWV from the coding sequence ATGAGGCTCGAGGCTCCGGCATCCGGCGATCCCCGCGACGTGCTGCGCGCCCTGCGTACCGCGGTGCTCGGCGCCGGTCCCGCGGTGTCGCTGGGGGCGGGGGCGGACCTGCCCGCGGACGTCCCCCCGGGAACGGCCGCCGTGGTCACCACGTCGGGATCGACCGGCGTGCCGAAGTCGGTGCTGCTCAGCCGCAACGCCCTGATCAGCAGTGCGTATGCGACGGCGGCGCGCATCGGTGAGGGCGCCTGGCTGCTGGCCGTTCCCGCCACCTACGTCGCGGGGGCGCAGGTGCTCGTGCGGGCTCTGCTCGCCGATCGCGAGCCGGCGGTCGTCGCGGGTCCCTTCCGCCCCGAACCGTTCGCCGCCGCGGCGCTCGGCATGGCGTCGCACGAGAACGGCGCCCGGGTGCCGACGTACACCTCGCTGGTCCCGGCCCAGTTGCAACGACTGCTGGATGCCGCCGACACCGATCCGACGGTGGCGAAGGCGCTGCGCTCGTTCGAGGCCGTCCTCATCGGCGGTCAGGCCCTGGCGCCCACGGTGCGCGAGCGCGCCGAGACCGCGGGGGTGCGGATCGTGCGCACCTACGGCTCGACCGAGACCAGCGGCGGCTGCGTGTACGACGGGGTTCCGCTCGACGGCGTCGAGGTGGCCCTCGTCGACGGCGAGGTGCGCCTGACGGGGCCGATGCTCGCCGACGGATATCTCGGCGACCCCGCGCGGACGGCATCCGTCTTCCCCTCCGACGACGCCGGCACCCGCTGGTACCGCACGGGCGACGGGGGAGAGGTCGTGGACGGCGTGCTGAGCGTGACCGGACGCCTCGACAACGTCATCGTCTCGGGCGGGGTGAACGTCTCGCTCGATCGCGTGGAAGCCGCGGTGCGCGGCATCGCGGGACTCGAGAGCGCCGTCGTGGTGCCCGTCGCGGATGCCACCTGGGGCCAGGGGTCGGCGGTGGTCGTGCCGCGGCCGACGCCCGCCGCCGATGCCGTGCTGCTCGAACGGGTACGCGCGGTGGTCGCCGACGCGGTCGGGGCGCCCGCGCGTCCGTCGCGTCTCGTCGTCGTCGACGAGCTGCCGACGCTGTCGTCGGGCAAGCCCGACCGGGCCGCCGT